In one Candidatus Polarisedimenticolaceae bacterium genomic region, the following are encoded:
- a CDS encoding pitrilysin family protein gives MKRIITTGLLAGLLAALPAAAQVKRYTEIKSTPLPQFKVPQPETYTLKNGMRVFLMEDHELPIVAVRAIIRTGSYWEPQNKVGLARLMGVVQRSGGTKTMTGDQMDDYLEARAAFVETGAGGDQSFATMNVLKQDFDDVFKVFVDVLRNPAFAQDKLDLAKVGANSAIARRNDNVGGITNREIGRLVYGAASPLVSLEEYGTIAAITRDDLVAWHKAYYVPNNIMIGVSGDFDSKTMKKSIEAAFGGWPKGTSPALGKIAYQAKNKPGVYFIEKPDVTQANIAMAHLGIEQTNPDYFAAQVMNEILSGGFSGRLMNNIRTKKGLAYGVSGGLGAAFDRPGLMRLGMQTKSASVYDAIAALKDEVRALTVAPPTDLEMTQAKEAILNSFIFNYDSRSGILAQQMNYAYHGLPANYLEMYRSNIEKVSKDDVLRVAKAYVHVDDLSLLIVGRAADFPKPLDTLGNVTKLDITIPKKPGA, from the coding sequence ATGAAGAGGATCATCACGACGGGCCTCCTGGCCGGCCTTCTCGCGGCGCTGCCGGCGGCGGCGCAGGTGAAGCGCTACACCGAGATCAAGTCCACGCCCCTCCCCCAGTTCAAGGTCCCGCAGCCGGAGACCTACACGCTCAAGAACGGGATGCGCGTCTTTCTCATGGAAGACCACGAGCTTCCCATCGTCGCGGTGCGGGCGATCATCCGGACCGGATCGTACTGGGAGCCGCAGAACAAGGTCGGGCTCGCTCGGTTGATGGGCGTCGTGCAGCGAAGCGGCGGCACCAAGACGATGACCGGCGATCAGATGGACGACTATCTCGAGGCGCGCGCCGCGTTCGTCGAGACCGGCGCGGGCGGCGACCAGTCGTTCGCGACGATGAACGTCCTCAAGCAGGACTTCGACGACGTCTTCAAGGTCTTCGTCGACGTCCTCCGGAACCCGGCGTTCGCGCAGGACAAGCTCGATCTCGCGAAGGTGGGGGCGAACTCCGCGATCGCGCGACGCAACGACAACGTCGGCGGCATCACGAATCGCGAGATCGGGCGGCTCGTCTACGGGGCCGCCTCGCCGCTCGTCAGCCTCGAGGAGTACGGGACGATCGCCGCGATCACGCGCGACGATCTCGTCGCCTGGCACAAGGCGTACTACGTCCCGAACAACATCATGATCGGGGTCTCCGGCGACTTCGATTCGAAGACGATGAAGAAGTCGATCGAGGCGGCCTTCGGCGGCTGGCCGAAGGGCACGTCGCCGGCGCTCGGCAAGATCGCCTACCAGGCGAAGAACAAGCCGGGCGTCTACTTCATCGAGAAGCCGGACGTCACGCAGGCCAACATCGCGATGGCGCACCTCGGGATCGAGCAGACGAACCCCGACTACTTCGCCGCGCAGGTCATGAACGAGATCCTGAGCGGCGGCTTCTCGGGCCGCCTCATGAACAACATCCGCACGAAGAAGGGGCTCGCCTACGGCGTGAGCGGGGGCCTCGGCGCGGCGTTCGATCGCCCGGGCCTCATGCGCCTCGGGATGCAGACCAAGTCGGCGTCGGTCTACGACGCGATCGCGGCGCTCAAGGACGAGGTGCGCGCTTTGACGGTGGCGCCTCCCACCGATCTCGAGATGACGCAGGCGAAGGAGGCGATCCTGAACTCCTTCATCTTCAACTACGACTCGCGGTCGGGGATCCTCGCGCAGCAGATGAACTACGCGTACCACGGACTCCCGGCGAACTACCTCGAGATGTACCGCTCCAACATCGAGAAGGTATCGAAGGACGACGTCCTCCGCGTCGCGAAGGCGTACGTCCACGTCGACGACCTGTCGCTCCTGATCGTGGGCCGCGCGGCGGACTTCCCGAAGCCGCTCGACACGCTCGGCAACGTCACGAAGCTCGACATCACGATCCCGAAGAAGCCGGGAGCGTAG
- a CDS encoding pitrilysin family protein, with translation MHRLRALIVMTAVAVLAARGIRAQDVKAFEQNLTVHKLPNGLTVLIYRRPVAPVFSFFTFADVGAAQEVPGITGLAHMFEHMAFKGTSVIGTKDFAGEKVALDKVDAAYHAYDAERRSASPDAAKLDSLKKAFKDAQDAADNYIEKNEFSTIVDRAGGVGMNASTNSDQTVYFYSLPANKVELWAYLESSRFYDPVFREFYKERDVVMEERRLRTESTPGGRLIEQFDATAYLAHPYKQPVVGYMSDLQSFSREDAVAFFKKYYVPADLTIAIVGDVKAEEVIPLVDTYFGRIPAGPKPDTLRTVEPKQTAEKSVTLVDPSQPVYMEAYHRPEDTHADDPVYDVIAGVLSSGRTSRLYRSLVRDKKIAAGAAAFNGLPGTKYPTLIVMRAVPTPGHTNQEVQAAIREQLTRLQNEPISDDELKSVKTRTRAALIRSLDDNEGIAQQLAFCQARYGDWHEMFKSVDKLDKVTKEDVMRVAKATFVPTNRTVGMIESADAAMAAK, from the coding sequence ATGCATCGACTGCGAGCGCTCATCGTGATGACGGCCGTGGCCGTCCTGGCCGCGCGCGGGATCCGCGCGCAGGACGTGAAGGCCTTCGAGCAGAACCTCACCGTCCACAAGCTGCCGAACGGCCTGACGGTCCTCATCTACCGGCGGCCGGTCGCGCCGGTCTTCTCGTTCTTCACCTTCGCCGACGTCGGCGCGGCGCAGGAGGTCCCGGGGATCACGGGCCTTGCGCACATGTTCGAGCACATGGCGTTCAAAGGGACGAGCGTGATCGGCACGAAGGACTTCGCCGGGGAGAAAGTCGCGCTCGACAAGGTCGACGCGGCGTATCACGCGTACGACGCCGAGCGCCGGAGCGCGAGCCCGGATGCCGCGAAGCTCGACTCGCTCAAGAAGGCGTTCAAGGATGCGCAAGACGCGGCGGACAACTACATCGAGAAGAACGAGTTCTCGACGATCGTCGACCGCGCGGGCGGCGTCGGGATGAACGCGTCGACGAACTCCGACCAGACGGTCTACTTCTACTCGCTTCCGGCGAACAAGGTCGAGCTGTGGGCGTACCTCGAGTCGTCGCGCTTCTACGACCCGGTGTTCCGCGAGTTCTACAAGGAGCGCGACGTCGTCATGGAGGAGCGGCGCCTTCGCACGGAGAGCACGCCGGGCGGCCGCCTCATCGAGCAGTTCGACGCGACCGCGTACCTCGCCCACCCCTACAAGCAGCCGGTCGTCGGCTACATGAGCGATCTCCAGTCGTTCTCGCGCGAGGACGCCGTCGCCTTCTTCAAGAAGTACTACGTCCCGGCCGATCTCACGATCGCGATCGTCGGCGACGTGAAAGCGGAGGAGGTCATCCCTCTCGTCGACACGTACTTCGGGCGAATCCCGGCCGGGCCGAAGCCCGACACGCTCCGCACCGTCGAGCCGAAGCAGACGGCGGAGAAGTCGGTCACGCTCGTGGATCCATCGCAGCCGGTCTACATGGAGGCCTACCACCGGCCGGAAGACACGCACGCCGACGATCCGGTCTACGACGTCATCGCGGGCGTGCTCTCGTCGGGCCGCACGTCGCGGCTCTACCGCAGCCTCGTGCGCGACAAGAAGATCGCCGCGGGAGCGGCCGCGTTCAACGGCCTGCCGGGGACGAAGTACCCGACCCTCATCGTCATGCGCGCGGTGCCGACGCCCGGCCACACGAACCAAGAGGTCCAGGCGGCGATCCGCGAGCAGCTCACGCGCCTCCAGAACGAGCCGATCTCGGACGACGAGCTGAAGTCGGTCAAGACTCGCACGCGCGCCGCCTTGATCCGCAGCCTCGACGACAACGAGGGCATCGCCCAGCAGCTCGCCTTCTGCCAGGCGCGCTACGGCGACTGGCACGAGATGTTCAAGAGCGTGGACAAGCTGGACAAGGTGACAAAGGAAGACGTCATGCGGGTCGCGAAGGCGACCTTCGTGCCGACGAACCGGACGGTCGGGATGATCGAGAGCGCGGACGCCGCGATGGCCGCGAAGTGA
- a CDS encoding DUF1054 family protein → MLLRPPPRFPGFPRDGFDVFSLRNRDERRHAIMEAFHPALRLLAEDVLPLVDTDPAGRFHAHLPRLDWPKGYDPFCTWLALSRLPHGYQAGPQLNVGVHADYIAARLAWDTGADAFGRFEFRCRLSGLGTLLAETAAASQLTFRVYAAAPWPAGSHCVFETGTDWDQAFVEVARRGVWWELGRVWKLPESIDVVTTPALSGLVGDVFEALAPVYRKID, encoded by the coding sequence ATGCTCCTGCGGCCGCCGCCCCGATTTCCCGGTTTTCCGCGGGACGGATTCGACGTTTTCTCCCTGAGAAATCGAGACGAAAGGCGTCACGCGATCATGGAAGCCTTTCACCCGGCCCTGCGCCTCCTCGCCGAGGACGTGCTGCCGCTCGTCGACACCGATCCCGCCGGGAGGTTCCACGCGCACCTGCCGCGCCTCGACTGGCCGAAGGGCTACGACCCGTTCTGCACGTGGCTCGCCCTCTCGCGCCTGCCGCACGGCTACCAGGCGGGGCCGCAGCTCAACGTCGGGGTCCACGCCGATTACATCGCCGCGCGTCTCGCGTGGGATACCGGCGCGGACGCCTTCGGCCGCTTCGAGTTCCGTTGCCGGCTCAGCGGCCTGGGGACGCTCCTCGCCGAGACCGCCGCCGCGTCCCAGCTCACCTTCCGCGTCTACGCCGCCGCACCGTGGCCCGCGGGGTCACACTGCGTCTTCGAGACCGGCACTGACTGGGATCAGGCGTTCGTCGAGGTCGCGCGGCGCGGCGTCTGGTGGGAGCTCGGGAGGGTGTGGAAGCTCCCCGAGTCGATCGACGTGGTGACCACTCCGGCGCTCAGCGGACTGGTCGGAGATGTGTTCGAAGCGCTGGCGCCGGTGTATCGCAAGATCGACTGA
- a CDS encoding aldehyde dehydrogenase family protein, translating to MESSERAGAGGGPLPLLPLINGEPGTGAGPLIADVNPSTGEPFARVACADPAEVEQAVDAATFAAKLWRGAPFDERARRLTRLAERLREEAESIAGLIALEQGKPYAEALALEILPALDHLRFLSRHARELTQGEAIEPRHPLWAHKRALYLYDPMGVVLLVTSSSLPFAQPLIQTASALAMGNAVILKPSSRTPLTALRVGELCVQAGFPAGLVNVVPAPPDETLRLVSHDKIDKVFVTGTVQAGQAMMAIAAAAPRPVVLSLGGKHPSIVAADADVARAAKGIVWGACANAGQNFGAIERVYVEERVAARFVEALLAEVDKLRVGDPLEAGVDVGPLISEERRQTVHEQVSEAVLFGARLLRGGTLPDGPGYFYPPTVLLDPPEGCRLLQEETLGPVIPIMTVENVERAIEKANDSPFALTASGWTVSDETGERLMIGLQAGVVTINDVLYAYGEPAATWSGFKQSGLGASHGLASLKEMSRRRFVSFDGTSLEASAFAFPYGDEANAIAESTLKALHGPGWFSRTYALGKLMRRKRFRARVPWGSFLFARKRVG from the coding sequence GTGGAGTCTTCAGAGAGAGCGGGAGCCGGTGGGGGCCCGCTTCCCCTGCTTCCCCTGATCAACGGGGAGCCGGGGACCGGTGCGGGTCCCCTGATTGCGGACGTCAATCCCTCGACCGGGGAGCCGTTCGCAAGGGTGGCGTGTGCCGACCCGGCGGAGGTCGAGCAAGCGGTCGACGCCGCGACGTTCGCCGCGAAGCTCTGGCGCGGTGCGCCGTTCGACGAGCGCGCGCGGCGGCTGACCCGTCTCGCCGAACGCCTGCGTGAGGAGGCCGAGTCGATCGCCGGCCTCATCGCGCTCGAGCAGGGGAAGCCGTACGCCGAGGCGCTGGCGCTCGAGATTCTGCCCGCGCTCGACCACCTGCGGTTCCTCTCGCGTCACGCGCGCGAGCTGACGCAGGGCGAGGCGATCGAGCCGCGGCACCCCCTCTGGGCGCACAAGCGGGCGCTCTACCTCTACGACCCGATGGGCGTCGTGCTCCTCGTGACGTCGTCGTCGCTACCGTTCGCGCAACCGCTCATCCAGACGGCGTCGGCCCTGGCGATGGGGAACGCGGTGATCCTGAAGCCGTCTTCGCGCACGCCGCTCACCGCGCTCCGCGTCGGCGAGCTGTGCGTGCAGGCCGGCTTCCCGGCGGGGCTCGTCAACGTCGTTCCCGCGCCCCCGGACGAGACGCTGCGCTTGGTCAGCCACGACAAGATCGACAAGGTGTTCGTCACCGGAACCGTGCAGGCCGGCCAAGCGATGATGGCGATTGCCGCGGCGGCGCCGCGTCCCGTCGTCCTGAGCCTCGGCGGCAAGCACCCATCGATCGTCGCCGCCGACGCGGACGTCGCGCGAGCCGCGAAGGGCATCGTCTGGGGCGCCTGCGCGAACGCAGGACAGAACTTTGGCGCCATCGAGCGCGTCTACGTCGAAGAGCGCGTCGCCGCACGATTCGTCGAGGCGCTCCTCGCCGAGGTCGACAAGCTGCGCGTCGGCGATCCGCTCGAGGCCGGAGTCGACGTCGGGCCTCTCATCTCGGAGGAGCGGCGCCAGACGGTCCACGAGCAGGTGTCCGAGGCGGTGCTCTTCGGCGCGCGCTTGCTCCGCGGCGGCACCCTGCCCGACGGACCGGGCTACTTCTACCCGCCCACCGTCCTCCTCGATCCGCCCGAAGGATGCCGCCTGCTCCAGGAAGAGACGCTCGGTCCCGTCATCCCGATCATGACCGTCGAGAACGTGGAGCGCGCGATCGAGAAGGCGAACGACAGCCCGTTCGCGCTGACCGCCTCGGGATGGACCGTTTCCGACGAGACCGGAGAGCGCCTCATGATCGGGCTCCAGGCGGGCGTCGTCACGATCAACGACGTCCTCTACGCTTACGGCGAGCCGGCGGCGACCTGGTCCGGCTTCAAGCAGAGCGGCCTCGGCGCCAGCCATGGACTCGCGAGCCTCAAGGAGATGAGCCGCCGCCGCTTCGTCTCGTTCGACGGCACGTCGCTCGAGGCGTCCGCGTTCGCGTTCCCCTACGGCGACGAGGCCAACGCCATCGCCGAGTCGACGCTGAAGGCGCTCCACGGCCCCGGCTGGTTCTCGCGCACCTACGCGCTCGGCAAGCTGATGCGCCGCAAACGATTCCGCGCGCGTGTTCCGTGGGGCTCGTTCCTCTTCGCCCGCAAGCGCGTGGGATAG
- a CDS encoding histidine phosphatase family protein — protein sequence MPTRLFLVRHGATTLSAEDRFAGSADVPLSDEGREQARALGRRLDGVPIAAAYVSPMARTRETLRLILGDRNVEVVPRPELRETDHGHWETKTREDVRTEFPAEYARWERDPFTFAPSGGETGLQVLARALPVVLDIAGRHEGAAALIVSHKATLRLAIGSLLGVDLPGYRDKLDMSPCGLSVVDVKSGAEARLVLYNDVSHYATLPGPTGKRLSPWWA from the coding sequence ATGCCGACCCGGTTATTCCTCGTCCGCCACGGCGCCACGACCCTCTCCGCCGAGGACCGCTTCGCCGGCTCGGCCGACGTCCCACTCTCGGACGAAGGCCGCGAACAGGCGCGCGCCCTGGGCCGCCGTCTCGACGGGGTCCCGATCGCCGCCGCGTACGTCAGCCCGATGGCGCGTACCCGGGAGACCCTTCGTCTCATCTTGGGGGATCGAAACGTCGAGGTGGTGCCCCGCCCGGAGCTGCGCGAGACCGATCACGGGCATTGGGAGACGAAGACGCGGGAGGACGTGCGCACGGAGTTCCCCGCGGAATACGCGCGGTGGGAGCGTGACCCGTTCACCTTCGCTCCCTCGGGCGGCGAGACCGGTCTCCAGGTGCTCGCGCGCGCACTCCCGGTGGTGCTCGACATCGCCGGCCGGCACGAGGGCGCCGCGGCGCTCATCGTCTCGCACAAGGCGACGCTTCGCCTCGCGATCGGATCGCTCCTCGGCGTCGACCTCCCGGGGTACCGGGACAAGCTCGACATGAGCCCGTGCGGCTTGAGCGTGGTCGATGTGAAGTCGGGCGCCGAGGCGCGCCTCGTCCTCTACAACGACGTCTCGCACTACGCCACGCTGCCGGGACCGACCGGCAAGCGGTTGTCGCCGTGGTGGGCGTGA
- a CDS encoding DUF4382 domain-containing protein, which yields MRRSTPALAGLTAMLLTVVAGCSSGNNESHGSLSVAMGASLGTAAASRTVSAADPISQLQAAMITVSAVEAHQTSGTWVVVDAGLPATVDLLAILNGGNPISLPADAIPEGAYDGLQVTITKADLTLTDGTQVSITPPSGGWVVRIPVDFSVVAGQVTEITLQLRCDTSFKVIGGSFVFDPEVDVQGVAHH from the coding sequence ATGAGGCGATCCACCCCGGCGCTCGCCGGTTTGACCGCGATGCTTCTGACCGTCGTCGCAGGTTGTTCATCCGGGAACAACGAATCCCACGGCTCGCTCAGCGTGGCGATGGGAGCGTCGCTCGGCACCGCCGCAGCTTCCCGGACCGTCTCCGCCGCCGACCCGATCTCGCAGCTCCAAGCGGCGATGATCACCGTCTCGGCGGTCGAGGCGCACCAGACGAGCGGGACCTGGGTGGTCGTCGATGCCGGGCTTCCGGCGACCGTCGATCTGCTGGCGATCCTGAACGGCGGCAATCCGATCTCGCTGCCGGCCGACGCGATCCCCGAGGGCGCATACGACGGTCTGCAGGTCACGATCACGAAGGCCGATCTCACGCTGACCGACGGGACGCAGGTATCGATCACACCGCCGTCGGGCGGCTGGGTCGTGCGGATCCCCGTCGACTTCAGCGTCGTCGCCGGCCAGGTCACCGAGATCACGCTCCAGCTCCGCTGCGACACGTCGTTCAAGGTGATCGGAGGCAGCTTCGTGTTCGATCCGGAGGTGGATGTGCAGGGAGTGGCGCACCACTGA
- a CDS encoding DUF4097 family beta strand repeat-containing protein has protein sequence MNRSFPRLAMAAAVVAVLASVPALADTRIEKNLKLDSGGKLTIVADAGSVQVTGGNASGAHILLTSSRDDLEQRFDLKFEELPGEVKITMKKKESLNFWSNWFNNSKISFEIQVPTKTRTDLTTGGGYLSIASLTGDSKLETSGGHIEVENLTGNLNGETSGGHIALHSISGDAKIETSGGHIEVDGVTGMLHGETSGGHIEVANVGKDIHVETSGGRIEIKGAHGRVEADTSGGGVEVSFAKGNSAGGKIESSGGGIRVSLDPNANLNIDASTSGGSVRSDVPVKVVGKISGSSIKGSLGSGGELLYVHTSGGSVTISAGGEI, from the coding sequence ATGAACCGCTCCTTCCCTCGCCTCGCGATGGCGGCCGCCGTGGTCGCCGTGCTGGCCTCCGTTCCCGCGCTGGCCGACACCCGCATCGAGAAGAACCTGAAGCTGGATTCCGGCGGCAAGCTGACGATCGTCGCCGACGCGGGAAGCGTCCAGGTGACCGGCGGCAATGCGTCCGGCGCGCACATCCTTCTGACGTCGTCCCGGGACGACCTCGAGCAGCGCTTCGATCTCAAGTTCGAGGAGCTGCCGGGCGAGGTCAAGATCACCATGAAGAAGAAGGAGTCGCTCAACTTCTGGTCGAACTGGTTCAACAACTCGAAGATCTCCTTCGAGATCCAGGTGCCGACCAAGACGCGGACCGACCTCACGACCGGCGGCGGTTACCTCTCGATCGCGTCGCTCACGGGTGACAGCAAGCTCGAGACGTCGGGCGGCCACATCGAGGTCGAGAACCTCACCGGCAACCTCAACGGCGAGACCTCCGGCGGCCACATCGCGCTCCACTCGATCTCCGGCGATGCCAAGATCGAGACCTCCGGCGGCCACATCGAGGTCGACGGGGTGACGGGAATGCTTCACGGCGAGACCTCGGGCGGCCACATCGAGGTTGCGAACGTCGGGAAGGACATCCACGTCGAGACCTCCGGTGGGCGCATCGAGATCAAGGGTGCGCACGGGCGCGTCGAGGCCGATACGTCGGGCGGCGGCGTCGAGGTGAGCTTCGCGAAGGGCAACTCGGCCGGCGGCAAGATCGAGAGCTCGGGCGGCGGGATCCGCGTCAGCCTCGACCCGAACGCGAACCTCAACATCGACGCTTCGACCTCCGGCGGCTCGGTGCGCAGCGACGTCCCGGTGAAGGTCGTCGGCAAGATCTCGGGATCGAGCATCAAGGGGTCGCTCGGGAGCGGCGGCGAGCTGCTCTACGTCCACACGTCCGGCGGCTCGGTGACGATCTCGGCGGGCGGAGAGATCTGA
- the hemF gene encoding oxygen-dependent coproporphyrinogen oxidase: MNSDSVDGVRAFFLELQDRLCAALEGEDAGARFHRDAWDRAEGGGGLTRVLLDGPVFEQAGVGFSHVRGQALPAAATSRRPELAGASWEALGVSVVVHPRNPHVPTSHMNVRLFVAASRPDPVWWFGGGFDLTPFYGYREDCEHWHRTARDLCAPFGGDVYPRLKRRCDEYFWIKHRDEPRGIGGLFFDDLDTWGFDRAFAFVRAVGTGYLDGYLPIVRRRRDAAYGEREREFQLYRRGRYVEFNLVYDRGTLFGLQSGGRTESILMSLPPRVRWRYDWSPEPGTREAELSEEFLRPRDWV, encoded by the coding sequence GTGAATTCCGATTCGGTCGACGGCGTCCGCGCCTTCTTTCTCGAGCTGCAGGATCGTCTCTGCGCCGCGCTCGAAGGCGAGGACGCCGGCGCGCGATTCCACCGCGACGCCTGGGACCGCGCGGAAGGCGGTGGCGGGCTCACGCGCGTTCTCCTCGACGGGCCGGTCTTCGAGCAGGCGGGGGTCGGGTTCTCTCACGTCCGTGGCCAGGCGCTTCCCGCCGCGGCGACCTCCCGCCGCCCCGAGCTGGCGGGCGCGTCGTGGGAGGCGCTCGGCGTCTCCGTGGTCGTCCATCCCCGCAATCCGCACGTCCCCACCTCGCACATGAACGTGCGGCTCTTCGTCGCCGCGTCGCGGCCCGATCCGGTGTGGTGGTTCGGCGGCGGATTCGACCTCACGCCGTTCTACGGCTACCGCGAGGACTGCGAGCACTGGCATCGCACCGCTCGCGACCTCTGCGCGCCGTTCGGCGGCGACGTGTACCCGCGCCTCAAGCGCCGCTGCGACGAGTACTTCTGGATCAAGCACCGCGACGAGCCGCGGGGGATCGGAGGGCTCTTCTTCGATGACCTCGACACCTGGGGGTTCGACCGCGCCTTCGCGTTCGTCCGCGCCGTGGGCACCGGCTACCTCGACGGCTACCTGCCGATCGTGCGGCGCCGCCGGGATGCCGCCTACGGCGAGCGCGAGCGGGAGTTCCAGCTCTACCGGCGGGGCCGTTACGTCGAGTTCAACCTCGTCTACGACCGCGGCACCCTCTTCGGGCTCCAGTCCGGCGGACGCACCGAGTCGATCCTCATGTCGCTCCCACCGCGCGTGCGATGGCGCTACGACTGGTCCCCAGAGCCGGGAACCCGCGAAGCCGAGCTGTCCGAAGAGTTCCTGCGCCCCCGCGACTGGGTGTAA
- a CDS encoding antibiotic biosynthesis monooxygenase, translated as MIARTWHGRVVTEKADAYLAHLKRTGLNEFRASPGNMGVYVLRRDDGGITHFHVMTLWSSMDAIRSFAGGDPNRARYYAQDDEYLLEREPTTTHYDVLMAVTGPPTS; from the coding sequence ATGATCGCCCGCACCTGGCACGGCCGTGTGGTCACCGAGAAGGCGGACGCCTACCTCGCCCACCTGAAGCGCACCGGTCTGAACGAGTTCCGCGCCAGCCCGGGGAACATGGGCGTTTACGTCCTTCGCCGCGACGACGGAGGGATCACGCACTTCCACGTCATGACGTTGTGGTCGTCGATGGACGCGATCCGCAGTTTCGCCGGCGGTGACCCGAACCGTGCGCGCTATTACGCGCAGGACGACGAGTACCTGCTCGAGCGCGAGCCGACGACCACCCACTACGACGTCTTGATGGCGGTCACCGGCCCGCCGACCTCCTGA
- a CDS encoding YciI family protein, translating to MRTILATLALLCGLSALAADMPSNMTTYYFGILEKGDRWTPGDTPELQKIQEGHLAHLTAMWKAGKLVLAGPLGDAGDWRGVLIYRTRTIEEAQTLANDDPAVKAGRLKVTMHPWWVQKGILPDPLENPDSKPKP from the coding sequence ATGAGAACGATCCTCGCGACGCTCGCGCTCTTGTGCGGACTGTCCGCGCTCGCCGCCGACATGCCGTCGAACATGACGACCTACTACTTCGGGATCCTGGAGAAGGGCGACAGGTGGACTCCGGGAGATACCCCCGAGCTCCAGAAGATCCAGGAAGGTCACTTGGCGCACCTCACCGCGATGTGGAAGGCGGGCAAGCTGGTCCTCGCAGGACCGCTCGGCGACGCGGGAGACTGGCGCGGCGTCCTGATCTATCGCACCAGGACGATCGAGGAGGCGCAGACGCTCGCCAACGACGACCCCGCCGTGAAGGCCGGTCGCCTCAAGGTGACGATGCACCCGTGGTGGGTGCAGAAGGGCATCCTCCCCGACCCGCTCGAGAACCCGGACTCCAAGCCGAAGCCGTGA
- a CDS encoding CPBP family intramembrane glutamic endopeptidase: MTERGAARLSVAVVIAAWAFLVVRQILRDPAVLPTPEAIVIGACLRAAITLVLVWALLRAGGESLRSLGFDPGSPVPFALRTLGLAVALFLVTNVVVNGVLTKLVGRSGAPPVAELFHDPRSAPLWIVSAVVGGGFSEELGRAFVLTRFEKAFGRAGLVVALVVDTAVFGLGHLYQGTASAISAGLTGVILAFIFLWRRRVVDAMTVHALFDLMGIAVAFALYGRTP, encoded by the coding sequence GTGACCGAGCGCGGCGCGGCCCGCCTGTCGGTCGCGGTCGTCATCGCGGCGTGGGCGTTTCTCGTCGTGCGCCAGATCCTGCGCGACCCCGCCGTGCTGCCGACGCCGGAGGCGATCGTCATCGGCGCGTGCCTTCGTGCCGCGATCACGCTCGTCCTCGTGTGGGCACTCCTGCGTGCCGGCGGCGAGAGCCTCCGTTCGCTCGGATTCGACCCGGGCTCCCCGGTTCCCTTCGCGCTGCGCACGCTCGGGCTGGCGGTCGCGCTCTTCCTCGTGACGAACGTCGTCGTGAACGGCGTGCTCACGAAGCTGGTCGGCCGTTCGGGAGCGCCGCCGGTCGCCGAGCTGTTCCACGATCCGCGCTCGGCCCCGCTGTGGATCGTGAGCGCCGTCGTCGGCGGAGGATTCTCCGAGGAGCTGGGCCGCGCATTCGTGCTCACCCGTTTCGAGAAGGCGTTCGGCCGGGCCGGGCTCGTGGTGGCGCTCGTCGTCGACACCGCCGTCTTCGGGCTCGGCCACCTCTACCAGGGAACGGCGAGCGCGATCTCGGCCGGCCTCACCGGCGTGATTCTGGCGTTCATCTTCCTGTGGAGGCGCCGGGTGGTCGATGCCATGACCGTTCACGCCCTCTTCGACCTGATGGGAATCGCCGTGGCCTTTGCTCTGTATGGGAGGACGCCATGA
- a CDS encoding cupin domain-containing protein, whose product MSDVTVKAFKDLDGHQETPKSPKRFLYAGKSLGVKSWGMNILNLPAGWKDYPDHDHSKDGQEEVYTVLKGTARMKVEGKTIAMKPGMLIRVGPTVKRKITPGSKGVTILAMGGTPGEAYKPR is encoded by the coding sequence ATGAGCGACGTTACCGTGAAAGCGTTCAAAGATCTCGACGGCCACCAGGAGACCCCGAAGTCTCCGAAGCGTTTCCTCTATGCCGGCAAGAGCCTCGGCGTGAAGTCGTGGGGGATGAACATCCTTAACCTCCCCGCAGGCTGGAAGGACTACCCCGATCACGATCACTCCAAAGACGGCCAGGAAGAGGTCTACACGGTGCTCAAGGGCACGGCGCGCATGAAGGTCGAAGGCAAGACGATCGCGATGAAGCCCGGAATGCTCATCCGCGTCGGGCCCACGGTGAAGCGCAAGATCACCCCCGGTTCGAAGGGTGTGACGATCCTCGCGATGGGCGGCACGCCGGGCGAGGCCTACAAGCCGAGATAA